A section of the Castanea sativa cultivar Marrone di Chiusa Pesio chromosome 12, ASM4071231v1 genome encodes:
- the LOC142619571 gene encoding CLIP-associated protein has protein sequence MEEALELARAKDTKERMAGVERLHSVLESSRKTLTSSEVTALVDCCLDLLKDNNFRVSQGALQALDSAAVLSGDHFKLHFNTALVPSVVERLGDAKQPVRDAARRFLLTLMQVSSPTIIVERAGSYAWSHKSWRVREEFARTVTSAIALFASTELPLQRVILPPILHMLSDSNPGVREAAILCIEEMYAQAGPQFRDELQRHNLPSSMVKDINARLERIEPQIRSSDGVTGNFAAGESKPASLNPKKSSPKSKSSSRETSLFGAEGDITEKPVDPIKVYSEKELIREIEKIASTLVPEKDWSVRITAMQRVEALVFGGATDYPCFRGLLKQLVGPLSTQLSDRRSSIVKQACHLLCFLSKELLGDFEGCAEMFIPVLFKLVVITVLVIAESADNCIKTMLRNCKVARVLPRIADCAKNDRNAVLRARCCEYALLILEHWPDAPEIQRSADLYEDLLRCCVADAMSEVRSTARMCYRMFAKTWPDRSRRLFSSFDPVIQRIINEEDGGIHRRHASPSVRDRGALTSFTSQSSAPSNLAGYGTSAIVAMDRSSSLQSGTSLSVGLLSQTKSLGKGNERSLESVLHASKQKVSAIESMLRGLDLSEKHNSSTLRSSSLDLGVDPPSSRDPPFPPAVPASNHLTNSLMAESTASSNTKGSNRNGGLVLSDIITQIQASKDSGKFSYRGNVATEPLPAFSSYPAKRSSEENNDIREARRFVNPNIDRQYVDTPYKDGNFRESQNSYIPNFQRPLLRKHVSGRMSAGRRKSFDESQLSLGEMSNYADGPASLNDALSEGLSTNSDWSARVAAFNYLRSLLQQGPKGIQEVNQNFEKVMKLFFQHLDDPHHKVAQAALSTLADIIPSCRKPFESYIERILPHVFSRLIDPKELVRQACATTLEIVSKTYSTDSLLPALLRSLDEQRSPKAKLAVIEFSISSFNKHAMSSEGYGNSGILKLWLAKLTPLVHDKNTKLKEAAITCIISVYSHFDSTAVLNFILSLSVEEQNSLRRALKQYTPRIEVDLMNFLQNKKERQRPKSSYDPLDIVGTSSEEGYISASKKSHFYGRYSAGSIDNDGGRKWSSTQESTLISGNVGQTVSDVAQENLYQNFDTGSNTEGLNSKTKDLPYMVNPTGQNLGSWSTQLENVDNSVNLEGLSSPRLDINGLMSSDRLGVAQVLGHVDEAPTELDLSHYKPKAVNINAMPDTGPSIPQILHLICNGNNDSPASSKRGALQQLIEASTANDHSIWSKYFNQILTVVLEVLDDSDSLIRELALSLIIEMLKNQKDAMEDSVEIVIEKLLHVTKDIDSKVSNEAEHCLTLVLFQYDPFRCLSVIVPLLVTEDEKTLVTCINCLTKLVGRLSQEELMAQLPSFLPALFEAFGNQSADVRKTVVFCLVDIYIMLGKSFLPYLEGLNSTQLRLVTIYANRISQARTGTAVDANHD, from the exons ATGGAGGAAGCGTTAGAGCTCGCACGTGCGAAAGACACGAAGGAGAGAATGGCCGGAGTGGAGCGCCTCCACTCGGTTCTAGAAAGTTCTAGAAAAACCCTAACGTCTTCGGAAGTAACTGCTCTAGTCGACTGCTGCTTAGATCTCCTCAAGGACAACAACTTCAGAGTCTCCCAAGGCGCGCTCCAAGCTCTCGACTCCGCCGCCGTCCTCTCCGGCGACCACTTCAAGCTCCACTTCAACACCGCCCTCGTCCCCTCCGTCGTCGAGCGCCTCGGCGACGCCAAACAGCCCGTCCGCGACGCCGCCCGGCGGTTCCTCCTCACGCTCATGCAGGTCTCTTCTCCGACCATAATCGTCGAGCGAGCGGGGTCTTATGCTTGGAGCCACAAGAGCTGGAGAGTGAGAGAAGAGTTCGCTCGCACTGTCACTTCGGCTATCGCGCTTTTCGCCTCCACCGAGCTCCCTCTTCAGCGCGTTATTCTCCCTCCG atTTTGCATATGCTGTCTGATTCCAATCCTGGTGTTAGAGAAGCCGCTATTTTGTGCATTGAG gAGATGTATGCACAGGCTGGACCTCAATTCCGTGACGAACTTCAGCGCCACAATCTTCCTTCATCCATG GTGAAAGATATCAATGCCAGGCTAGAGAGGATAGAACCACAAATTCGCTCTTCAGATGGAGTTACTGGCAATTTTGCTGCAGGAGAGAGTAAACCTGCAAGCCTTAACCCCAAGAAAAGTAGTCCAAAGTCCAAGAGTTCCTCAAGGGAGACATCTCTCTTTGGAG CTGAAGGAGATATTACTGAGAAACCCGTAGACCCAATTAAAGTATACTCAGAGAAGGAGCTAATACGGGAAATTGAGAAGATTGCTTCTACCCTTGTACCAGAAAAAGATTGGTCTGTCCGGATTACTGCGATGCAGAGAGTTGAAGCCCTTGTTTTTGGAG GTGCTACTGACTATCCATGTTTCCGGGGACTCTTAAAGCAGCTTGTTGGCCCTCTAAGCACTCAATTATCTGATCGGAGATCTAGCATAGTGAAGCAG GCATGCCATCTATTATGCTTTTTGTCGAAGGAGCTGTTGGGAGATTTTGAGGGATGTGCTGAAATGTTCATTCCG GTCCTTTTCAAGCTAGTTGTGATCACTGTACTTGTAATTGCAGAGTCTGCAGATAACTGCATTAAAACG ATGTTGCGCAACTGCAAAGTAGCCCGTGTGCTCCCTCGAATAGCAGATTGTGCAAAAAATGATCGTAACGCAGTACTTCGTGCGAG GTGTTGTGAATATGCACTGTTGATATTGGAACATTGGCCTGATGCACCTGAAATACAGCGATCGGCAGATCTATATGAAGATCTTTTAAGGTGCTGTGTTGCAGATGCAATGAGTGAG GTGCGATCAACTGCAAGAATGTGCTACAGAATGTTTGCAAAAACTTGGCCAGATCGTTCTCGCCGcttattttcatcctttgatCCTGTTATTCAAAGG ATAATAAATGAAGAGGATGGGGGCATACACAGGCGACATGCTTCCCCTTCCGTCCGTGATAGAGGTGCACTGACATCATTTACCTCTCAATCATCTGCTCCCTCAAATCTAGCAGGATATGGAACTTCTGCTATTGTTGCAATGGACAGAAGTTCAAGTTTACAGTCAGGGACATCTCTTTCTGTTGGACTGCTGTCACAAACAAAGTCACTTGGTAAAGGTAATGAACGCAGTCTTGAAAGTGTCTTGCACGCGAGCAAACAGAAGGTCAGTGCAATAGAAAGCATGCTTAGAGGTTTGGATCTGTCAGAGAAGCATAATTCTTCAACGCTTCGATCATCTAGTTTGGATCTAG GAGTTGACCCTCCATCGTCTCGTGATCCACCATTCCCTCCTGCTGTCCCAGCTTCTAATCATCTTACAAACTCTTTAATGGCAGAATCAACTGCTTCAAGTAACACTAAAGGTAGCAACAGAAATGGTGGCTTAGTTTTGTCTGACATCATCACTCAGATTCAAGCTTCCAAAGATTCTGGGAAATTTTCATATCGGGGTAATGTGGCAACTGAGCCTTTGCCAGCATTTTCATCATACCCAGCTAAGAGGTCTTCTGAAGAGAATAATGACATAAGGGAGGCCAGGCGATTTGTGAACCCCAACATTGATAGGCAGTATGTGGATACACCTTACAAAGATGGGAACTTTAGGGAATCACAGAACAGTTATATTCCCAATTTTCAGAGGCCGCTTTTGAGAAAGCATGTTTCTGGACGGATGTCTGCTGGCAGGAGAAAGAGTTTCGATGAAAGCCAGCTGTCACTTGGGGAGATGTCAAATTATGCCGATGGTCCAGCATCTCTAAATGATGCTCTGAGTGAGGGACTCAGTACAAATTCTGACTGGTCTGCTAGGGTTGCTGCTTTCAATTATCTTCGTTCTCTGCTgcaacaaggcccaaaaggtaTTCAGGAAGTAAACCAGAATTTTGAAAAGGTAATGAAGTTATTTTTCCAGCACTTGGATGATCCCCATCATAAAGTCGCACAGGCTGCTCTCTCAACACTCGCAGATATTATTCCATCTTGTCGAAAGCCATTTGAGAGTTACATAGAAAGAATCTTACCCCATGTTTTCTCACGTTTAATTGACCCAAAGGAATTAGTTAGGCAAGCATGCGCTACAACCTTGGAAATTGTAAGCAAAACTTACAGTACAGATTCTCTTCTACCAGCTTTGCTCCGTTCACTAGATGAGCAGCGATCACCAAAGGCCAAATTAGCAGTTATTGAGTTCTCTATCAGTTCCTTTAACAAGCATGCAATGAGTTCTGAAGGCTATGGTAATAGTGGTATTCTTAAGTTATGGCTTGCTAAATTGACTCCTTTGGTCCACGATAAAAATACCAAGCTTAAGGAAGCAGCTATTACGTGCATTATATCTGTTTACTCCCATTTTGATTCAACAGctgttctgaattttattcttAGTTTATCGGTTGAAGAACAGAATTCCCTGAGACGAGCCCTAAAACAGTACACTCCTCGCATTGAAGTGGACCTAATGAACTTTTTGCAGAACAAGAAAGAGCGGCAGCGACCTAAGTCCTCTTATGATCCATTAGATATTGTTGGAACATCTTCTGAAGAAGGATATATTAGTGCATCGAAGAAGAGTCATTTCTATGGAAGGTATTCGGCTGGTTCTATTGACAATGATGGTGGGAGGAAGTGGAGTTCTACTCAAGAATCAACACTGATCTCTGGAAATGTTGGCCAAACAGTTTCTGATGTAGCTCAGGAGAACTTGTATCAGAATTTTGATACTGGTTCTAATACTGAGGGCCTTAATTCTAAAACCAAGGATTTGCCTTACATGGTCAATCCTACAGGTCAGAATTTGGGCTCCTGGTCCACCCAGCTAGAAAATGTTGACAATAGCGTGAACTTGGAAGGTTTATCTTCTCCTCGCCTGGACATCAATGGTCTGATGAGCTCGGATCGCTTGGGGGTTGCACAAGTCTTGGGCCATGTTGATGAAGCTCCAACTGAGTTGGACCTTAGCCATTATAAACCAAAAGCTGTAAATATTAATGCTATGCCGGACACAGGACCCAGCATTcctcaaattcttcatcta ataTGCAATGGGAATAATGACAGCCCTGCTTCAAGTAAGCGTGGTGCACTTCAGCAGTTAATTGAAGCTTCCACGGCTAATGATCACTCTATTTGGTCTAAG TACTTCAATCAAATATTGACAGTTGTACTTGAGGTGTTGGATGATTCTGATTCCTTAATTCGGGAACTTGCGCTTTCATTGATTATTGAAATGCTCAAAAACCAG AAAGATGCAATGGAAGATTCTGTTGAGATAGTAATTGAGAAGCTGCTTCATGTTACGAAGGATATTGATTCCAAG GTTTCAAATGAGGCAGAGCACTGCTTGACTCTGGTTTTGTTTCAGTATGATCCTTTCAGATGTTTAAGT GTTATTGTCCCTTTATTGGTTACTGAAGATGAGAAAACTCTTGTTACTTGCATAAACTGTTTGACCAAG CTTGTGGGCCGGCTCTCGCAGGAGGAACTGATGGCTCAATTACCCTCCTTTTTGCCTGCTCTTTTTGAAGCATTTGGAAATCAGAGTGCGGATGTTCGTAAG ACTGTTGTTTTCTGTCTAGTGGATATTTATATCATGCTTGGAAAATCATTCTTGCCTTACTTGGAGGGGCTTAACAGTACACAATTGCGGTTGGTTACGATTTATGCTAATCGAATCTCACAGGCTCGGACAGGCACTGCAGTAGATGCTAATCATGATTAG